The genomic stretch CAGAGAATGAaccttgactttttttttttttttttttttaaaccatttttacttactgccctctagtggaagctatatatatatatatatatatatatatagatatatatagatatatagatagatagatagatagatagatacacacactACAAAATCCACAGTAGTATACATCACACAGCATTCTAGTGTGAGAACAGACCAAGGCAGTCAAAAGGCCTGATATGACTTACCCCTTCCCGTGCGTTTCCTCAGATTTTGTCATGTACAGGCAGCGCTTCTTCAGCGGggggtcctcctcctcctcctcctcctcctcctcttcagagGAGGTCTCTAACGTGAGGTCGATGATATCAGCCTTTTTCAGACTGCTGGGCTCGCTGGTGGGCATCACAGCACAAGGCAGGTTGATGGGGCTAGAACCTTCAGGCGACAGAAGGAGAGGCATCGGCACGTGTCCCCAGGCACACCGGCACGGCCACGTACGCTCTGGATACACTGCAGCTCACTGAACCCCAGCTTAGGCCCCAGCATCTCCTGCGCTGGGGACTTCACAAGCACAGATTGCGTATTCTCCCATAGACAAGCACACTTCAAACTAAGCATACTCAAATAAGGTAAACGTTTGTGAAAATCACCagtggtaaaaaaaacaaaaacaaaaaaatccttggGAGTTAGGCTTTCAAGGGGAatgcaagcacacacacacacaatttgtcATGCTGACTGTGGCTGGACAGTGAAATGAAGCACTGTCAGTGAGGGCAGGCCCGTGGAACTGGCCTTTCAGAGTGGAGTCAGGCAGCACAGCCACCACTCCTCGATCAGGGTTCCCACTCAACTCAGGGTTCCATTTgccatgacttttccatgactttccaggataatgttttttttcctgactTTCTAGGTTTTTCCATGACCGTGGGAGCTCTCCTCTCTAGAGGGGAATATCTAACGGTCACAGGCTGGAATTAAAGGACAATGACAATGACAATCACACTCGTGACTTGTGCACAACACATAACTGAAACCATCTTATTTACAAGGCAACTAGTTGTAAAGGGCGCTAtactacattttaaaagcatacTTTCAATCTTTGTGCTACACTGGGCTGACAACTTCAGTGCTTCCTTCTTTGGCCTCATTGGACACCAGCTCCCGTCTTCCTGGAATTTGATTTCATCCACATCTGAGCAATCATTCAGGATTTCCATGAACAggctgaaattaaataaaatgcatctaTGCAGACACATAAATCAGCATAAGAAGGCAGCACCCTTCAAAAGACGTGAAGACAAGGATTACTTCTCAAGACTAGAGGGAAGTAATCTCCTGCATGCATCTTCCAGACACACACTGGACCACTCACCCATCAATGATTAGACTTTCATAAGCAGCTTTCTTGTCACACACAGGACAAATCCAGGTTGGCTTTTTTTCATTCATCTGCAGGTAAAGAGCAGCATCAAAGCACTGTAGATGGGAGCAGGTGACTGCACGGCAAGGGACCGTCAGCCGCATTTTACCAAGCTGGAGAGGAGAAGAAAACAACATCCACACCCCAAGGCTTAGACACGATAATCCATTCAGAAAGGATTCATTCATTTGTTATGGCAGTGTAAACgtcattacttatttaatagAAGACTTACTGGGCACATGAGCGACACTCTTAAGCTGGTAGTGGCGATTTCACTGTCAGGATCTGCAGTTAGCTTTTCTTTTACTGcgcagaaaagaaaaacaaattaatgcacagaggaaaaaaaaaacttgtataaTGCATTTCTCTAGTTTTGAAATCACGGACTTCCCAATCAGATAAGAAACATCACTCCAATATATCTAGAATTTTTATGTAATATAACTGTTTTATTTGTCGAGGATTGGAAACTGATTCCAAGGTGAGGAATGGAACGTACTCAGGGCTCGAGAGTGGTCTGGGTTTCGGATGCCCTTCATCTTGAGCCTCTGTAGCAgcaaggaagaggtgagctgcCTGACGAGGTACACTGACATCGAGTATGTCTGCAAAACATCCACCAACAAGAATTTCacgtaaaaacaaaaatggtatagatgtgtttatatacattgctttttaaaaatatttaagacTGGTTGGTTATGAAGGAGGATAAGTGCATGCAGGGTTGGGCACCTTATTTTGCAAGAGCATGTATCAGttaataatcttttttttttttttttttttatttattactacAAAACACACTCATGTGATTTCCCAACCTGCCCAGTCCCATAATTAACTATAAGACCACTTCAAAACTATTTCTATATCTTCACACATTCAAAGAGTGCCTTACCTTGCCAATCTCAGGAGCCCATGTAACTGAAATCTGATTGGGCACAGCGGACGACAATCTAACGGATGATGTAATATTTAAGGGACGCCCTGGCCTTTTCTGTTCCACACCATTTTTAGGGGGTGGGGGATATCCCTATGACAAAAGCAAGTTCAATTAAGAAACACGTCAAAGGAGAAAAACGCCCGAGCACGGATGTGGTGACACATGAGGCATATTAAGCAAGGAATGATGTCTGCATTGTTCAGAAACATCTAGAACACTTTAATTTCAAATGCTCGATCTTTTGTGTACAGACAGATACATTAACATATATGTATCAGTAGCTGtgtgacaaataaatgattcctATGctcactctgtactgttcagaTGCTCGTAAGTTCTGCCTCAGATATTTCCTATGCATAACTATGCGCGGGGGCCGTGTGCAGTGTTACAGGTCGACAGCATTAACAAGGGTCGCCCAGAAAGGAACGTCCCACTGTGCCACTTTGGGGCATCACTCTCTCCCTGACCCTCGGTATAGGAGGGGAGATGCTACTACAGAAATATTTTGGAGAATACATTCCTGAATTAGTATTTAGATCCCCACTGCATAAACCAACAAAGActcaaaataaaacagttatacatatataatatataaatacttcATCATACCGGCAGCTGGAAAACCTTTCCATTCACTTTAATGCACAGACTGTTAGGGAAGTTGTCTTCTTGAGGGCAGCTTGTCTCTGCAAGGCAAAACCTGTGGCCAAAAGGTATAGGATGTTACATGTCTaaaattgtaaaatgcttgAAAATACAGTTAGTCAACTTCTTAAACtgtatacaaaattaaatgattGGACAGAACAGGAACTCCTCCTTAGCTGGTACCAAATTCAGAATTTTCAATTTTCATGGAATAAAATTATAGTGGCCATAGGAAATGGTCTCAATACCCACATCCAGCTTTGTCAAAGCGTGTCAGACTTTCACTGCTTGCATTAACCTGCTGTAAAATCAGGAGCAAAATACTCCTACTAATTTCTGCTTTAGATACTGAGACAAAATGCAAATTTATCTTGGTTTgacgtaaaaaaataaataaaaatgtttgtcaAATATCATAACTCACAACGAATTGCTGCATACATTACAGATATAAGACAGATGATTTGGTGGAGTGTAAAGGGATATTCCCCGCAGTAACATACCTCAGCTGAATTTGAACCATGTAGTCTCTTCTGCCACCAGGAAAAAAGTCCCTGAGCAACACATACAATAAGACACACAATCAGCTTCCAAACACCATGTTTTCAGGattcagttaaaaataaattaaaaacaatgaaatgaTGATACAGTTTCTTGAAGACATACATAATATGAATATTACTGCcactaatttaaaaaacaaatcactaaCTAATGTCACTAACACAAACTCGTGTTACTATGGTAGAAACCCTGAAGGAAATGGACACGGGCTCTGTAACACCTGCACATCTGCTCAGTTACATCAACACATACTTAAAATACTACGGACATCATGTTGATGATTTTATGACAAAATGCCTGCATAGTGACGTATAAAAGGGGCAAGGAGATGTGAGTTTTACCTGGAAATGCATACTTCCCGTACTTGCTGCGGGGTGAGAGCAAAGATGAAATACTTCTCCTGGAAACGCTGAATGTTGCTTGCGCCTGAAATGAGAATTGACGAGAGTCCTCCTCAGCACCAAGCTGATTGATTTAAACTTAACACTTGTGAAAACATAGGAGGAATTTACCATAGATCAGTTAAGGGTATTAATGAGAAATGAGAATTTAAATCAACCGGTGCCCTGACCTGGCTGGGTGCAAACCTGTCAGCTGATCCAGTACCTCCACATCAAGTCAAAAGTCAGATGTGAGGGCAGAGGAGCAATTACTGGCAACAATATAGGCTTAAAAGGTGGCTAACTGCATAGAAGTCACATTCCAATAAGATAATACACTATCTTCCACCATAACTCAAGGAGGTGTTTTGTTACTTGTTGCCAGTAACCATTTCGGCATAGGCGTGTTGGCTACCTGTTTACACGGATGCTTACCCAAGCTCGAGGGCTTGATCAGCACATCCAGCACATCATAAAACGGCAAGCTCTTCATCTCGACATCGGGGTGCACAGGGGGGATGGGCGGCACTGGCTGCTGCATGTCTATCCTCGGCTTTGTTTCGTGCAGCAGCACTGCACTGTGCGTTGGAGAAAGTGGGGGCACCGAGCTCGGCCCGTGAGAGTGCGCAGCGGCTACTGCCAAGTCCGAATCCACAACGGAAGAGTTACTGTCCAGGGAAAAGACAGAGGACTTCAGAGCAGACAAGTCGGGAAGACTTTCGATCGTCCTGGGATAGCGCCGTCTATAGAGTTCCTTAATTTTGATCTGAACCGCTGGACTGCACCCACTCTTAAGCAGGTGCAAGGCCCTCAACAGGAGTTCATGCTTGCGGCCACTCTTGTTACGTCCTGCAAAGCCCAATAATACCTGAAGCTCTGACACTCGAAAACTTGATACCatattctgaaaaaataaacacaaacattaacaTTGGACTGATTTGTGTATTTAAGGACAACTACAAAGAGACAGCTAAATcacacacttttctttttttgtaggaAGATCATTTTACAGGCAAAACAGTGCTGAACAATTCTGGttcttgtattgtattttaatataaatctataaacacacatattgggatacatgaaaaacaacatttaagaTAAAATGCACCATCGTTTATTTTTAATGGAGTGTATTCATAATTGTGGAGGCCAATATACTGTGTAATTTCATATAATTTTCTATTGTCTAAACCAGTCTTTCCAATTTAACATGTGAGAACCCCTATGCAACCAGTAACCCCACCCCCTCAAGGACTGGAGCTGTTCAACACTGGAAacacaaagaaggaaaataCCTCCTACTGGTACAGCTGGGTCTCTTTATGCCTCAATCGGCCTTTAAAACATGTGTACAAATGAATGGCCTAAAGACTTATTTTATTGTAGAGATGTCATCTAACATCTAAACAGCAACAGATGTTACCCTTCACAATAAGGGGAACAATGACAAAAACACAATGCACATTTACTCCTTAAGAACAGCAAAGTGTTGTTTTATACACCGTTTTTCAAGGTGTTAACCGGGACTTCGGGAAACAGCCCGGGCAGGGGAGATGGATGTATACCCCACCACCCCAGATATGTCTGTGTATCCATGATG from Amia ocellicauda isolate fAmiCal2 chromosome 8, fAmiCal2.hap1, whole genome shotgun sequence encodes the following:
- the pias2 gene encoding E3 SUMO-protein ligase PIAS2 isoform X1, whose product is MADFEELRNMVSSFRVSELQVLLGFAGRNKSGRKHELLLRALHLLKSGCSPAVQIKIKELYRRRYPRTIESLPDLSALKSSVFSLDSNSSVVDSDLAVAAAHSHGPSSVPPLSPTHSAVLLHETKPRIDMQQPVPPIPPVHPDVEMKSLPFYDVLDVLIKPSSLGASNIQRFQEKYFIFALTPQQVREVCISRDFFPGGRRDYMVQIQLRFCLAETSCPQEDNFPNSLCIKVNGKVFQLPGYPPPPKNGVEQKRPGRPLNITSSVRLSSAVPNQISVTWAPEIGKTYSMSVYLVRQLTSSLLLQRLKMKGIRNPDHSRALIKEKLTADPDSEIATTSLRVSLMCPLGKMRLTVPCRAVTCSHLQCFDAALYLQMNEKKPTWICPVCDKKAAYESLIIDGCILFNFSLFMEILNDCSDVDEIKFQEDGSWCPMRPKKEALKLSAQCSTKIESSSPINLPCAVMPTSEPSSLKKADIIDLTLETSSEEEEEEEEEEDPPLKKRCLYMTKSEETHGKGVLTYQPSSVRVPNVQTVDTSYLSSSIADYAVPFHHPTLSTIPADMQSLDLFSLIQGDAQQYRAPMFLDTLPSTLQTAAATGSLISTSGHYESSSHSTTVSRTETGVITGGGGTSIPDIISLD
- the pias2 gene encoding E3 SUMO-protein ligase PIAS2 isoform X2 yields the protein MADFEELRNMVSSFRVSELQVLLGFAGRNKSGRKHELLLRALHLLKSGCSPAVQIKIKELYRRRYPRTIESLPDLSALKSSVFSLDSNSSVVDSDLAVAAAHSHGPSSVPPLSPTHSAVLLHETKPRIDMQQPVPPIPPVHPDVEMKSLPFYDVLDVLIKPSSLGASNIQRFQEKYFIFALTPQQVREVCISRDFFPGGRRDYMVQIQLRFCLAETSCPQEDNFPNSLCIKVNGKVFQLPGYPPPPKNGVEQKRPGRPLNITSSVRLSSAVPNQISVTWAPEIGKTYSMSVYLVRQLTSSLLLQRLKMKGIRNPDHSRALIKEKLTADPDSEIATTSLRVSLMCPLGKMRLTVPCRAVTCSHLQCFDAALYLQMNEKKPTWICPVCDKKAAYESLIIDGCILFNFSLFMEILNDCSDVDEIKFQEDGSWCPMRPKKEALKLSAQCSTKIESSSPINLPCAVMPTSEPSSLKKADIIDLTLETSSEEEEEEEEEEDPPLKKRCLYMTKSEETHGKGVLTYQPSSVRVPNVQTVDTSYLSSSIADYAVPFHHPTLSTIPADMQSLDLFSLIQGDAQYRAPMFLDTLPSTLQTAAATGSLISTSGHYESSSHSTTVSRTETGVITGGGGTSIPDIISLD
- the pias2 gene encoding E3 SUMO-protein ligase PIAS2 isoform X5, which gives rise to MVSSFRVSELQVLLGFAGRNKSGRKHELLLRALHLLKSGCSPAVQIKIKELYRRRYPRTIESLPDLSALKSSVFSLDSNSSVVDSDLAVAAAHSHGPSSVPPLSPTHSAVLLHETKPRIDMQQPVPPIPPVHPDVEMKSLPFYDVLDVLIKPSSLGASNIQRFQEKYFIFALTPQQVREVCISRDFFPGGRRDYMVQIQLRFCLAETSCPQEDNFPNSLCIKVNGKVFQLPGYPPPPKNGVEQKRPGRPLNITSSVRLSSAVPNQISVTWAPEIGKTYSMSVYLVRQLTSSLLLQRLKMKGIRNPDHSRALIKEKLTADPDSEIATTSLRVSLMCPLGKMRLTVPCRAVTCSHLQCFDAALYLQMNEKKPTWICPVCDKKAAYESLIIDGCILFNFSLFMEILNDCSDVDEIKFQEDGSWCPMRPKKEALKLSAQCSTKIESSSPINLPCAVMPTSEPSSLKKADIIDLTLETSSEEEEEEEEEEDPPLKKRCLYMTKSEETHGKGVLTYQPSSVRVPNVQTVDTSYLSSSIADYAVPFHHPTLSTIPADMQSLDLFSLIQGDAQQYRAPMFLDTLPSTLQTAAATGSLISTSGHYESSSHSTTVSRTETGVITGGGGTSIPDIISLD
- the pias2 gene encoding E3 SUMO-protein ligase PIAS2 isoform X4: MADFEELRNMVSSFRVSELQVLLGFAGRNKSGRKHELLLRALHLLKSGCSPAVQIKIKELYRRRYPRTIESLPDLSALKSSVFSLDSNSSVVDSDLAVAAAHSHGPSSVPPLSPTHSAVLLHETKPRIDMQQPVPPIPPVHPDVEMKSLPFYDVLDVLIKPSSLGASNIQRFQEKYFIFALTPQQVREVCISRDFFPGGRRDYMVQIQLRFCLAETSCPQEDNFPNSLCIKVNGKVFQLPGYPPPPKNGVEQKRPGRPLNITSSVRLSSAVPNQISVTWAPEIGKTYSMSVYLVRQLTSSLLLQRLKMKGIRNPDHSRALIKEKLTADPDSEIATTSLRVSLMCPLGKMRLTVPCRAVTCSHLQCFDAALYLQMNEKKPTWICPVCDKKAAYESLIIDGLFMEILNDCSDVDEIKFQEDGSWCPMRPKKEALKLSAQCSTKIESSSPINLPCAVMPTSEPSSLKKADIIDLTLETSSEEEEEEEEEEDPPLKKRCLYMTKSEETHGKGVLTYQPSSVRVPNVQTVDTSYLSSSIADYAVPFHHPTLSTIPADMQSLDLFSLIQGDAQYRAPMFLDTLPSTLQTAAATGSLISTSGHYESSSHSTTVSRTETGVITGGGGTSIPDIISLD
- the pias2 gene encoding E3 SUMO-protein ligase PIAS2 isoform X6, which encodes MQQPVPPIPPVHPDVEMKSLPFYDVLDVLIKPSSLGASNIQRFQEKYFIFALTPQQVREVCISRDFFPGGRRDYMVQIQLRFCLAETSCPQEDNFPNSLCIKVNGKVFQLPGYPPPPKNGVEQKRPGRPLNITSSVRLSSAVPNQISVTWAPEIGKTYSMSVYLVRQLTSSLLLQRLKMKGIRNPDHSRALIKEKLTADPDSEIATTSLRVSLMCPLGKMRLTVPCRAVTCSHLQCFDAALYLQMNEKKPTWICPVCDKKAAYESLIIDGCILFNFSLFMEILNDCSDVDEIKFQEDGSWCPMRPKKEALKLSAQCSTKIESSSPINLPCAVMPTSEPSSLKKADIIDLTLETSSEEEEEEEEEEDPPLKKRCLYMTKSEETHGKGVLTYQPSSVRVPNVQTVDTSYLSSSIADYAVPFHHPTLSTIPADMQSLDLFSLIQGDAQQYRAPMFLDTLPSTLQTAAATGSLISTSGHYESSSHSTTVSRTETGVITGGGGTSIPDIISLD
- the pias2 gene encoding E3 SUMO-protein ligase PIAS2 isoform X3; its protein translation is MADFEELRNMVSSFRVSELQVLLGFAGRNKSGRKHELLLRALHLLKSGCSPAVQIKIKELYRRRYPRTIESLPDLSALKSSVFSLDSNSSVVDSDLAVAAAHSHGPSSVPPLSPTHSAVLLHETKPRIDMQQPVPPIPPVHPDVEMKSLPFYDVLDVLIKPSSLGASNIQRFQEKYFIFALTPQQVREVCISRDFFPGGRRDYMVQIQLRFCLAETSCPQEDNFPNSLCIKVNGKVFQLPGYPPPPKNGVEQKRPGRPLNITSSVRLSSAVPNQISVTWAPEIGKTYSMSVYLVRQLTSSLLLQRLKMKGIRNPDHSRALIKEKLTADPDSEIATTSLRVSLMCPLGKMRLTVPCRAVTCSHLQCFDAALYLQMNEKKPTWICPVCDKKAAYESLIIDGLFMEILNDCSDVDEIKFQEDGSWCPMRPKKEALKLSAQCSTKIESSSPINLPCAVMPTSEPSSLKKADIIDLTLETSSEEEEEEEEEEDPPLKKRCLYMTKSEETHGKGVLTYQPSSVRVPNVQTVDTSYLSSSIADYAVPFHHPTLSTIPADMQSLDLFSLIQGDAQQYRAPMFLDTLPSTLQTAAATGSLISTSGHYESSSHSTTVSRTETGVITGGGGTSIPDIISLD